A portion of the Glycine max cultivar Williams 82 chromosome 10, Glycine_max_v4.0, whole genome shotgun sequence genome contains these proteins:
- the LOC100796147 gene encoding proteasome subunit alpha type-5 — translation MFLTRTEYDRGVNTFSPEGRLFQVEYAIEAIKLGSTAIGLKTKEGVVLAVEKRITSPLLEPSSVEKIMEIDEHIGCAMSGLIADARTLVEHARVETQNHRFSYGEPMTVESTTQALCDLALRFGEGDEESMSRPFGVSLLIAGHDENGPSLYYTDPSGTFWQCNGKAIGSGSEGADSSLQEQYNKDLTLQEAETIALSILKQVMEEKVTPNNVDIAKVAPTYHLYTPSEVEAVISRL, via the exons ATGTTTCTCACAAG AACTGAGTATGACCGAGGAGTCAACACCTTTTCTCCTGAAGGCCGTTTATTTCAGGTTGAATATGCAATCGAAGCCATCAAG CTGGGATCAACTGCGATTGGATTGAAGACGAAAGAGGGTGTTGTCCTTGCAGTTGAAAAGCGCATCACTTCACCACTGCTG GAGCCAAGTAGTGTTGAGAAAATTATGGAAATTGATGAGCACATAGGATGTGCAATGAGTGGATTGATTGCTGATGCTCGAACACTTGTTGAGCATGCACGGGTTGAAACTCAG AATCATAGGTTCTCCTATGGTGAACCAATGACTGTTGAGTCCACAACCCAAGCTCTTTGTGATCTAGCCTTGCGTTTTGGTGAAGGTGATGAAGAATCCATG TCTCGACCATTTGGAGTATCTCTTCTCATTGCTGGCCATGATGAGAATGGACCTAGCTT ATATTACACTGATCCATCTGGCACATTTTGGCAATGCAATGGAAAAGCTATCGGTTCAGGGTCAGAAGGTGCCGACAGTTCTCTGCAAGAACAATACAACAAG GACCTAACTCTTCAAGAAGCTGAGACTATTGCTTTATCCATTTTGAAGCAAGttatggaagagaag GTCACTCCCAACAATGTCGACATTGCCAAGGTGGCTCCAACATATCATCTTTATACCCCCTCTGAGGTGGAAGCTGTGATAAGTCGTCTATGA
- the LOC100786121 gene encoding protein indeterminate-domain 5, chloroplastic has product MAASSSSASLFGFREEDQQNQMKQQHSLTPSPSTTPAAPPPQKKKRNQPGTPYPDAEVIALSPKTLMATNRFICEVCNKGFQREQNLQLHRRGHNLPWKLKQKTTKEPKRKVYLCPEPTCVHHDPSRALGDLTGIKKHYSRKHGEKKWKCDKCSKKYAVQSDWKAHSKTCGTREYRCDCGTLFSRRDSFITHRAFCDALAQESARQPPSLSGGGIGSHLYGSTTNMALNLSQVGSQIQDPSNAQPTELLRLGATSGRTGHFDHILGSPFRPSNQQQQPFFMSEQPNQTYHHPDQNKPFQQGLMQQLSDHHHLNNNNSPFNLPFLSSNTANASFSEHFNNANGGGNNNNNNEGTNYFATSSAPSLFSNSANANANALSHMSATALLQKAAQMGATSSNGTASLLKSFGSASSSSGGGSKSEQQHRVPPLVNAANYVGGMFGGNHVNEQQSNSNLQDLMNSFAVGGNSSIFEAGGFEAYDHSNNNNNRDPKVLAMSGSNSVGGSDRLTRDFLGVGQIVRGMSGSGGVAQREQQQQHGFNLSSLEAERNNNNNNSNNAAPSSGQAFGGGGGNFQ; this is encoded by the exons ATGGCGGCGTCATCTTCCTCAGCATCGCTCTTTGGATTTAGAGAAGAGGATCAACAAAACCAGATGAAGCAACAGCATTCCCTGACACCATCCCCATCAACAACTCCAGCTGCACCCCCACCccagaagaaaaagagaaaccaACCTGGAACACCAT ATCCAGATGCAGAGGTGATAGCACTATCTCCCAAGACCCTAATGGCAACAAACAGGTTTATATGTGAGGTGTGCAACAAAGGGTTCCAAAGAGAGCAAAACCTACAGCTACACAGAAGAGGACACAACCTGCCTTGGAAGCTTAAGCAGAAGACAACAAAAGAGCCAAAGAGAAAGGTTTATCTGTGTCCTGAGCCCACATGCGTCCACCATGACCCTTCAAGGGCTCTTGGAGACCTCACAGGGATTAAGAAACACTACTCTCGCAAACACGGTGAGAAGAAGTGGAAGTGTGACAAGTGCTCCAAGAAGTATGCTGTTCAATCTGATTGGAAAGCCCATTCTAAGACCTGTGGCACCAGAGAATATAGATGTGATTGTGGCACCCTCTTCTCCAG GAGAGACAGTTTCATCACCCACAGGGCATTCTGTGATGCACTGGCTCAAGAGAGTGCAAGACAACCACCGAGCCTTAGCGGCGGCGGAATTGGTAGCCACCTGTACGGAAGCACCACCAATATGGCCTTAAACCTATCTCAGGTCGGTTCTCAGATACAAGACCCCAGCAACGCCCAACCCACCGAGCTCCTCCGCCTCGGCGCCACCTCCGGTCGAACCGGCCATTTCGACCACATCCTCGGTTCACCCTTCAGACCCtccaaccaacaacaacaacccttCTTCATGTCCGAACAACCCAACCAAACCTACCACCACCCCGACCAAAACAAACCCTTCCAACAAGGGTTAATGCAGCAGTTGTCTGATCACCACCACCTTAACAACAACAATTCACCCTTCAACCTTCCTTTTCTCTCCAGCAACACAGCCAACGCTTCGTTCTCTGAACACTTCAACAATGCCAATGGAGgaggcaacaacaacaacaacaacgaggGCACTAACTACTTCGCTACTTCAAGTGCACCTTCTCTCTTCAGCAACAGTGCCAATGCGAATGCGAATGCGTTATCTCACATGTCTGCAACTGCACTGCTTCAGAAAGCAGCACAAATGGGTGCAACTTCGAGCAACGGCACCGCTTCGCTTTTGAAAAGCTTCGGAAGCGCGTCTTCCAGCAGCGGCGGCGGCTCAAAATCTGAACAACAACACAGGGTGCCACCACTGGTGAATGCTGCAAACTACGTTGGTGGAATGTTCGGAGGGAATCACGTGAACGAACAACAGAGTAACAGTAACCTCCAAGACCTGATGAACTCGTTCGCTGTTGGTGGAAACTCTTCCATTTTCGAAGCTGGTGGCTTTGAAGCATATGATCAtagtaataacaataataatagggACCCAAAAGTGCTTGCAATGAGTGGAAGTAACAGCGTTGGAGGGTCTGATAGACTCACCCGCGATTTTCTGGGTGTTGGTCAGATAGTGAGGGGAATGAGTGGGAGTGGAGGGGTTGCACAGAGagaacaacaacagcaacatgGCTTCAACTTGAGTTCTTTGGAAgctgaaagaaataataataataataatagtaataatgcTGCGCCGTCATCAGGGCAAGCTTTTGGAGGTGGTGGAGGGAATTTTCAGTGA